In Planktothrix sp. FACHB-1365, the genomic stretch ACTCACGATAGAATCTTCTGCATCAACAAAGATTGAGGTTGATAGCCGAGTTTTTGATAGAGGTTGAGGGCGGGTTGGTTGTTGGTGAAGACTTGCAGGCTAATTTTGCGATCGCCTCGTTGCAGTGCCCACTCTTCCCCCCGCACCACTAACGCCGAACCAATTCCCTGTTTGCGGTGTTCTGGAGCCACATACAATAGAAAAATATGGGCTGTGCGTTCTCCATCTGCCTGATCAATGGCATTCCCTAACCACAAACACCCCACAGGTGAGGAGATTGAACCATCAGGATGTAATTGCTCTACCCACCATAAGGGGGTTTGAGGGGAGAAATACTGCTCAACGGTTTGGGTCAGATGACTTAAATCCTGGTTAGGAAACTGTTCCTTATAGGTACGATAGACAAACTTAAGCAATAACGCCCGATCCAACCGTGACCCTTGGCGCAGACTGTAACCCGGAATTAGAACCTCAGACACGGGGATTATTAACAGAAGATTGAGTTAATATCGGAGAACTTAGAATGGTACTGATGGGTGCAGGAGCCATCATATCTTCTGGGAGGAAAATTCTCGCACTGACGACAAACAGAGCGAAGAGAAATATTAAAACAACAATCAACGGGGCAATATATTGACGAAAGAAAGCCATATTTAGGATAACTCAGAGAAAACAGATAAA encodes the following:
- a CDS encoding N-acetyltransferase, which codes for MSEVLIPGYSLRQGSRLDRALLLKFVYRTYKEQFPNQDLSHLTQTVEQYFSPQTPLWWVEQLHPDGSISSPVGCLWLGNAIDQADGERTAHIFLLYVAPEHRKQGIGSALVVRGEEWALQRGDRKISLQVFTNNQPALNLYQKLGYQPQSLLMQKILS